From the genome of Gemmatimonadaceae bacterium:
TCGTATCAAAACAATCCCGCCGATCCGAAGCCAACTGAATGGATCCCCTTTCAGACGTCCTTCGTGCCGTGCGCCTCACGGGCGCCTACTTCTATATGGTGGAGGCCACGCACCCGTGGTCCGTCCTCACGGTCGAGGCGAAGAAGCTCGTCCCGCGTATACATCCCGCCGCCGAGCATCTCATCTCGTACCACATCCTCACGTCCGGCGCGTGCTGGGGTGGCGTCGCCGGGGATCAGCAAACACTCATGCAGGCCGGCGACGCGATCGTGTTTCCCCAAGGAGACGCGAACCTGCTCTCGAGCCGCGAGAGCCGCGGCGCGACTGCCCTAACCGTTTCGGCGACGCCGGCACGCCATCCCAATACGGTGACCATCGGCGGAGGCGTGGTGGCCGAGAAGGCAACGTTCGTCTGCGGATTCCTCGGCTGCGACCTCCGCCCATTCAATCCGCTTCTCTCGGCGTTGCCGCGACAGATCATCGCGCGGGGCGGCGCCGGCGATTGGCTCGCCGAATTTCCCAAGTACGCTCTCGCCGAGTCACGTGAGCCGAAACCGGGAAGCGAGTCGATGCTGACACGAATGGCGGAGCTCATGTTCGTCGAGGTGCTTCGCCGTCACGTCGCGTCGCTTTCCGAGAAACACACCGGGTGGCTCGCGGGACTCGGCGACGCGGTCGTGGGACCGGCGCTGCGAACGCTTCACGAAACGCCCGAGCGCGCGTGGAGCCTTCCCGATCTTGCCCGCGAGGTCGGGACGTCGCGCACCGTGCTCGTAGAGCGATTCACGGAGATCGTCGGGCTGCCGCCGATGCAATATCTCACACAGTGGCGTCTGCAGCTCGCCAGCGATCAACTCGCGCGCGGGTCGGGCAAGGTGGCGTCCATCGGTGAGCGGGTCGGCTACGAGTCCGAAGCCGCGTTCAGCCGAGCGTTCAAGCGCGCCACGGGCTCGAGCCCGGCCGCCTGGCGCAAGGTGCATCAGGAGCGCTAACGGTTCGTGGCTGGAGGCGAGGTCGGCGGGCCGCCTCGCCGTGGCGGACGCCGCCTTCGTCCAATCGGTCCATCGCATGGAAGACCGCGGGCTGGTCACCGCGCAGTGGGGGACCACCAAGAACGATCGCCGGGCGCGTTACTACCGCCTCACGGCAGCCGGCCGCGCCTTCCTCGACAAGGAAGGACG
Proteins encoded in this window:
- a CDS encoding AraC family transcriptional regulator, with product MDPLSDVLRAVRLTGAYFYMVEATHPWSVLTVEAKKLVPRIHPAAEHLISYHILTSGACWGGVAGDQQTLMQAGDAIVFPQGDANLLSSRESRGATALTVSATPARHPNTVTIGGGVVAEKATFVCGFLGCDLRPFNPLLSALPRQIIARGGAGDWLAEFPKYALAESREPKPGSESMLTRMAELMFVEVLRRHVASLSEKHTGWLAGLGDAVVGPALRTLHETPERAWSLPDLAREVGTSRTVLVERFTEIVGLPPMQYLTQWRLQLASDQLARGSGKVASIGERVGYESEAAFSRAFKRATGSSPAAWRKVHQER
- a CDS encoding helix-turn-helix transcriptional regulator, producing the protein MSGSATSPKPRSAERSSAPRARARPPGARCIRSANGSWLEARSAGRLAVADAAFVQSVHRMEDRGLVTAQWGTTKNDRRARYYRLTAAGRAFLDKEGRALSDHVDAIATVLATKTAGR